A single genomic interval of Patescibacteria group bacterium harbors:
- a CDS encoding FkbM family methyltransferase, with protein sequence MEKVNLKFPAQSRSQPKADETWVHVSSGKNKNWRIYLRDEVDKSVFNEIFKFEEYRKAKEKIKQAAMPIIDVGAHIGLFIFYCRSFNPRVKIYAFEPEKNNLEILKQNISENQLSNIEIVEAAMAEKSGQGKLILMPDNHNHFLANGNELTGEQKNQEIKTFSLADFCEQKKIKKISLLKMDIEGAEYRLINSFSSADFARVESIILEYHENKGNHHQILENHLREKGFGVQTFPSKFDKKMGFIWAVNKKFNQTL encoded by the coding sequence ATGGAAAAAGTTAATTTAAAATTTCCAGCTCAAAGCCGGTCTCAGCCCAAGGCTGATGAGACTTGGGTCCACGTCTCAAGCGGAAAAAATAAAAATTGGCGAATTTATTTGCGCGATGAAGTTGATAAAAGCGTTTTTAACGAAATATTCAAATTTGAAGAATATCGCAAGGCTAAAGAAAAAATAAAACAAGCCGCGATGCCGATTATTGACGTCGGCGCTCACATCGGCTTATTTATTTTTTATTGTCGCAGTTTTAATCCGAGAGTAAAAATTTACGCTTTTGAACCGGAAAAAAATAATCTTGAAATTTTAAAACAAAACATCTCGGAAAATCAGCTGTCAAATATTGAAATTGTTGAAGCGGCCATGGCGGAAAAATCCGGTCAAGGAAAATTGATTTTAATGCCCGATAATCACAATCATTTTTTAGCCAATGGAAATGAGTTGACTGGCGAACAAAAAAATCAAGAAATAAAAACTTTCAGTTTGGCTGATTTTTGTGAGCAGAAAAAAATTAAAAAAATTTCCCTATTGAAAATGGATATTGAAGGCGCGGAATATCGGTTGATTAATTCTTTCAGCTCCGCAGATTTTGCCAGAGTTGAATCAATTATTTTGGAATATCATGAAAATAAAGGAAATCATCACCAAATTTTAGAAAATCATTTACGCGAGAAAGGTTTCGGTGTCCAGACTTTTCCTTCAAAATTTGATAAAAAAATGGGATTTATTTGGGCCGTAAATAAAAAATTCAATCAAACACTTTAA
- a CDS encoding GIY-YIG nuclease family protein → MFFVYILKSSKNKWFYIGSTSDLNKRLEEHNLGKVVSTNFYRPLKLIYYEAYFSEKDARHREHNLKLKSRAFAQLKKRLKSTLENA, encoded by the coding sequence ATGTTTTTTGTTTATATTTTAAAAAGCTCTAAAAATAAGTGGTTTTACATCGGATCAACTTCAGATTTAAACAAAAGATTAGAAGAACATAATTTAGGAAAAGTTGTTTCTACTAATTTTTATCGACCATTAAAATTAATTTATTATGAAGCTTATTTTTCTGAAAAAGACGCAAGACATCGAGAACATAATTTAAAGTTAAAATCTAGAGCTTTTGCTCAATTAAAAAAGAGACTCAAGAGTACATTAGAAAATGCATAA
- a CDS encoding O-antigen ligase family protein, whose protein sequence is MYIFYFLVLVCAALPAYQIRFQILGLPMTLLEIMILILFLVWLIQKIKNQKSKIKITIQNLKLNNWFWIILIWLAVATISMFIAPNLREAAGIWKAYFIEPILLLIVFLDLIKTKKDFNLILNALIFSAFYCSVWAICQKIFHFGGMMSTEVWGAPKTWRATGLFPQSNFLGLYLGPIIILAIGQLKCKVQSAKVKMTMQNLKLNKELFEILFYSFTILFSVLAIILARSNGAILGVLAGLIFMGLVHKSSRKWTTIALIILLLIIELLPVARNYVWQEVTFYNLSGQLRVNIWQGAISLIKTNPILGVGLSGYQNLISQYQARFYDPITHQLISVETHPYPHNLFLALWCELGLAGLIVFLWILIKFFRDGFRKIKLINLPTYQPTSLTIMAAMVTILIHGLVDTPYFKNDLSVLFWLIIGLNIIIDKSDKMRHNVNMEDQNNNIDELFKDLIQQRRLTKIISLSSLSKEDKDFWLRLIGHLNLEQIDVLLNLIENNPDNFNLLNKNLKDKMEIISSKNFNLWENILKEEEEMIKKLI, encoded by the coding sequence ATGTATATTTTTTATTTTTTAGTTTTAGTTTGCGCCGCTTTACCGGCTTATCAAATCAGATTTCAGATTTTAGGTTTGCCGATGACTTTATTGGAAATAATGATTTTGATTTTGTTTTTAGTTTGGCTGATACAAAAAATCAAAAATCAAAAATCAAAAATCAAAATTACAATTCAAAATTTAAAATTAAATAACTGGTTTTGGATAATTCTGATTTGGTTAGCAGTGGCCACCATTTCCATGTTTATTGCTCCAAATTTGCGAGAGGCGGCCGGAATCTGGAAAGCGTATTTTATTGAACCGATTCTTTTATTAATAGTTTTTCTTGATTTGATAAAAACAAAAAAAGATTTTAATTTAATTTTAAACGCGCTGATTTTTTCCGCTTTTTATTGTTCTGTTTGGGCGATTTGCCAAAAGATTTTTCATTTCGGCGGCATGATGAGCACTGAAGTTTGGGGCGCGCCGAAAACTTGGCGGGCGACCGGTCTGTTTCCCCAGTCAAATTTTTTAGGATTGTATCTGGGTCCGATTATAATACTGGCCATTGGCCAGTTAAAGTGCAAAGTGCAAAGTGCAAAAGTCAAAATGACAATGCAAAATTTAAAATTAAATAAAGAATTATTTGAAATTTTATTTTATTCTTTTACTATTTTATTTTCAGTTTTAGCTATTATTTTAGCGAGAAGTAATGGGGCGATTTTGGGAGTTTTAGCCGGGTTGATTTTTATGGGACTTGTTCATAAATCAAGCAGGAAGTGGACGACAATTGCTTTAATTATTTTATTATTAATTATTGAATTGCTGCCAGTGGCGCGAAATTATGTTTGGCAAGAAGTGACTTTTTATAATCTTTCCGGACAATTGCGGGTTAATATTTGGCAAGGGGCGATTTCTTTGATTAAAACCAACCCGATTTTAGGTGTGGGTTTAAGCGGTTATCAGAATTTAATTTCCCAATATCAAGCCAGATTTTATGATCCAATAACGCATCAATTGATTTCCGTGGAAACTCATCCTTATCCGCATAATTTATTTTTGGCTCTTTGGTGCGAATTAGGGTTGGCAGGATTGATTGTTTTTTTGTGGATTTTAATTAAATTTTTTCGTGACGGATTTAGAAAAATAAAACTTATTAACTTACCAACTTACCAACCTACCAGCTTAACGATTATGGCCGCCATGGTAACAATATTAATTCATGGTTTGGTGGACACTCCTTATTTTAAAAATGATTTGTCAGTTTTATTTTGGTTAATTATCGGCTTAAATATAATTATTGACAAAAGCGATAAAATGAGACATAATGTAAATATGGAAGATCAAAATAATAATATAGATGAGTTATTTAAAGACCTTATTCAACAAAGAAGATTAACAAAAATAATTTCTCTTTCTTCTTTAAGCAAGGAAGATAAAGATTTTTGGCTTAGGTTGATCGGCCATTTAAATTTGGAGCAAATTGACGTTTTGCTTAATTTAATTGAGAATAACCCCGACAACTTTAATCTTTTGAATAAAAATTTAAAAGATAAAATGGAAATTATTTCTTCCAAAAATTTTAATTTATGGGAAAATATTTTAAAAGAAGAAGAGGAAATGATTAAAAAATTAATTTAA
- a CDS encoding flippase, with translation MSLTSLVSKNTFVHLVGKIISLFLSLIIFSMITHYLGTEGFGQFTTVTSFLQVFAIFANLGLYLVFIQILSAPKTDEKKVISDFFSFRLISSIVLLFIAPLIALLIPQYSGLIRIGIFITVFSYIFTSLSQLLTGFFQTKMQIKKVVFAEIAGRLVLLILTESAILLKTHLIGVLVALIFSSLVEFYVLYRFLGQQIKISLLPDFHAHLNIFKKSWPVALSMILTTVYFKGDTIILSLFQSQNDVGIYGASYRILETLIMFPPIFVGLIMPYLSRSWAEQNLESFKMIFQKSFDFFMVIIWPLIIGTMCLAAPLMMFVAGADFLVSAPPLRILIWATGLIFLGTLSTYAVVAIEKQKLMLPFYFISALVGLIGYLIFIPTYSYYGAAYMTIIAELLTTVLSFWIIYKTTKFLPNFKIGSKSLLASLIMGFFLLILSGQNLFFLIFVAIIIYFAALYFLKTISSQTIKEIANLK, from the coding sequence ATGAGTTTAACCAGTTTGGTCAGTAAAAACACATTTGTCCATTTAGTCGGCAAAATAATCAGCCTTTTTTTGAGTTTGATTATTTTCAGTATGATCACTCACTATTTGGGCACAGAAGGATTTGGTCAATTTACGACCGTAACTTCATTTCTTCAAGTTTTTGCCATTTTCGCCAATCTTGGTTTATATTTGGTTTTTATTCAAATACTTTCCGCGCCTAAAACCGATGAAAAAAAAGTAATCAGTGATTTTTTCAGTTTTCGTTTGATTTCCAGTATTGTTCTTTTGTTCATCGCTCCCTTGATTGCCTTGTTGATTCCTCAATATTCAGGCTTGATAAGAATCGGAATATTCATTACTGTTTTTAGTTATATTTTCACTTCTTTGAGTCAGTTATTGACCGGTTTTTTTCAGACCAAAATGCAAATTAAAAAAGTGGTTTTTGCCGAAATAGCCGGCCGTTTGGTTTTATTAATTCTAACCGAATCGGCGATTTTATTGAAAACGCATTTGATTGGAGTTTTGGTGGCTCTTATTTTTTCCAGTTTGGTTGAATTTTATGTTCTTTATCGATTTTTGGGCCAGCAAATCAAAATATCTTTATTGCCCGATTTCCATGCTCATTTGAATATTTTTAAAAAATCTTGGCCGGTCGCTCTTTCAATGATTTTGACAACAGTTTATTTTAAGGGTGACACGATTATTCTTTCTCTGTTCCAATCGCAGAACGATGTCGGCATTTACGGCGCATCTTATCGAATTTTAGAAACTTTGATTATGTTTCCGCCGATCTTTGTCGGATTGATTATGCCTTATTTAAGCCGTTCATGGGCTGAACAAAATCTTGAATCTTTTAAAATGATTTTTCAAAAATCTTTTGATTTTTTTATGGTTATTATTTGGCCGCTCATTATCGGAACAATGTGTTTGGCCGCGCCTTTGATGATGTTTGTTGCCGGCGCAGATTTTCTTGTTTCCGCGCCGCCGCTCAGAATTTTAATTTGGGCCACCGGTTTGATTTTCTTGGGAACTTTGTCAACTTATGCCGTGGTTGCCATAGAAAAACAAAAATTAATGCTTCCTTTTTATTTTATTTCCGCTCTAGTGGGTTTAATCGGTTACCTTATTTTTATTCCTACATATTCTTATTACGGTGCGGCTTATATGACAATTATCGCCGAATTATTGACCACGGTTTTATCCTTCTGGATTATTTATAAAACAACCAAATTTTTGCCCAATTTTAAAATCGGTTCAAAGTCGCTTCTGGCCAGCTTGATTATGGGATTTTTTCTGTTGATTTTAAGCGGCCAAAATTTATTTTTCCTGATTTTTGTGGCAATAATAATATATTTTGCCGCGCTTTATTTTTTGAAAACAATTTCTTCTCAAACCATTAAAGAAATTGCGAATTTGAAATAA
- a CDS encoding radical SAM protein: protein MKKNFFFLNKKCVLVKGALCGALYDLKTGNVYSIDRTSLRLLDFCSEEGFSLKEVLDILNNELAKKEALSYLLQLQKMGLGNFSQRKKIKRKIMLFCNKKKLDFLWIELTSSCNLRCLHCYNSSGCRKLESENMELTDWKRTISQARKIGCRKIQFTGGEPLLCRPTLYLLIKYAKKLHYDFIEIFTNGTLLTDSDIEYFLKQKVHVAVSFYSVIEKIHESITQECGSYKNTLSNLRKLQKAGVPFRIAITVMRNNQNCIKSTVRFLRKKVGAEKIKYDIVRPLGRGCESGLLTENLKKDLLIKKPKFTKIHEKTFLKRFCGHNCYSDHLCISSQGDIFPCIMERGLKLGNIKKDSIQKIWESSTAQKIKSLSKDKIMVCRDCEYRYACFDCRAKVMQQTGNLYAKPLECQYNPYTGRWGQ, encoded by the coding sequence ATGAAAAAAAATTTCTTTTTTCTGAATAAAAAATGTGTTCTAGTTAAAGGGGCTTTGTGCGGTGCTTTATATGATTTGAAAACAGGAAATGTTTATTCAATTGATAGAACCTCATTAAGACTTCTGGATTTTTGTAGTGAGGAAGGATTCTCTCTAAAAGAAGTTCTGGATATTTTAAATAATGAGTTGGCCAAGAAAGAAGCCTTGAGTTATTTATTACAACTTCAAAAAATGGGGTTGGGGAATTTTTCTCAAAGAAAAAAGATTAAGAGAAAAATAATGTTATTTTGTAACAAGAAAAAATTAGATTTTCTTTGGATAGAGTTAACCTCAAGTTGCAATCTAAGATGTCTCCACTGTTATAATTCCAGTGGTTGCAGAAAACTCGAATCAGAGAATATGGAATTAACAGACTGGAAGAGAACTATTTCTCAGGCGAGAAAAATAGGATGTCGGAAGATTCAATTTACCGGTGGGGAACCGCTCTTGTGTCGACCTACTCTTTATCTATTGATAAAATATGCCAAGAAATTACATTACGACTTTATCGAAATTTTTACAAACGGGACACTTCTGACAGATTCTGATATTGAGTATTTTTTAAAACAGAAGGTTCATGTAGCAGTTTCTTTTTATTCTGTTATAGAAAAAATCCATGAGAGTATTACTCAAGAATGTGGTAGTTATAAAAATACACTTTCAAACTTGAGAAAACTTCAGAAAGCGGGCGTACCTTTCCGAATAGCTATTACGGTTATGAGAAACAACCAGAATTGCATAAAATCTACTGTTCGCTTTCTTAGAAAAAAAGTAGGGGCCGAAAAGATTAAATATGATATAGTGCGTCCTCTTGGTCGGGGCTGTGAATCAGGACTACTTACTGAAAATCTTAAGAAGGATTTACTCATTAAAAAACCAAAATTTACCAAAATCCATGAGAAAACCTTTTTAAAAAGATTCTGTGGGCATAATTGTTATTCAGATCATTTATGTATTTCATCGCAGGGCGATATTTTCCCTTGTATTATGGAACGCGGATTAAAATTGGGTAATATAAAAAAAGATTCCATACAAAAAATTTGGGAATCTTCAACGGCTCAAAAAATAAAAAGTTTATCTAAAGATAAAATAATGGTTTGTCGAGACTGCGAATATCGCTATGCTTGTTTTGATTGCCGAGCAAAAGTGATGCAGCAAACAGGAAATTTATATGCGAAGCCTTTAGAATGCCAGTATAATCCCTATACGGGCAGATGGGGGCAGTAA
- a CDS encoding SpoIID/LytB domain-containing protein: protein MRKIFYSKIILILGLSSALLLTFPNQTFAQSDYQAQRLEQSSAGIPEVITGGTVDYWVKFKNTGQMYWSGTGPQAITLRTVSGMKSKFAYPTWYDNNMPNRINSFLTIDPQGEITFNFTLLAPGQPGLYWEKLNLFAGNNLIPGGEIEIALKVTSSSSSVIPAPTPTPTPTPTPVPTPTPAPTTGTFWKSIPSEITIATQPLFQCTSEGPDIRVGLLYLEEKEKKDYLPFKISTLDKKAYQLLDQNNKLLIRVSDGGIMEVDFDFKLKRYFILDDKGKRLMMLDSFVKFKGDDSIIFKIQSWQNGPFWDGGENDNEFRGDMEIQYNASTQRLWLINQLPMEDYLKGLGEAGDSSPIEFLKAQAIAARTYAASRYISPKYTNTPDGDSLFTVRSTQADQVYRGYQRELRMTNTLTALAATQGVVATYQNNPISAYYFAQSDGRTRSSIEASMTAAPVAYLISKTDPPGAGKTLLGHGVGMPQRSAIVAANQGANFSQILKYYYTGIDLTKIY, encoded by the coding sequence ATGCGAAAGATTTTTTATTCAAAAATCATTTTGATTTTAGGACTGTCATCAGCCTTACTTTTGACTTTTCCAAATCAAACTTTCGCTCAATCGGATTATCAGGCTCAAAGATTAGAACAAAGTTCTGCCGGCATACCGGAAGTAATCACGGGAGGAACGGTTGATTATTGGGTTAAATTTAAAAATACCGGTCAAATGTATTGGAGTGGCACCGGCCCACAAGCTATAACCTTACGAACTGTCTCCGGAATGAAAAGTAAATTTGCTTATCCGACTTGGTATGACAATAATATGCCAAATCGAATTAATTCATTTTTAACAATTGACCCTCAAGGAGAAATAACTTTTAATTTTACTCTCTTGGCTCCCGGTCAACCCGGTTTATATTGGGAAAAATTAAATCTTTTTGCCGGTAATAATTTAATTCCTGGCGGAGAAATTGAAATTGCCTTAAAAGTAACTTCCAGTTCTTCTTCGGTAATTCCTGCCCCAACTCCTACTCCGACGCCCACCCCAACGCCCGTGCCTACTCCAACCCCAGCTCCGACAACAGGGACTTTCTGGAAAAGTATTCCATCTGAAATAACCATTGCCACTCAACCTCTTTTTCAATGCACCTCTGAGGGGCCGGATATAAGAGTCGGATTGCTTTATTTGGAAGAAAAAGAAAAAAAAGATTATTTGCCTTTTAAAATTTCAACTCTTGATAAAAAAGCTTACCAACTTCTTGATCAAAATAATAAACTTTTAATTCGCGTCAGTGACGGCGGAATTATGGAAGTAGATTTTGACTTTAAACTGAAACGATATTTTATTCTCGACGACAAAGGAAAAAGATTAATGATGTTGGACTCTTTTGTTAAATTTAAAGGAGATGATTCAATAATTTTTAAAATTCAAAGTTGGCAGAATGGTCCATTCTGGGATGGCGGAGAAAATGATAATGAATTTCGAGGGGATATGGAAATACAATATAATGCTTCAACTCAACGCCTCTGGCTGATCAATCAATTGCCGATGGAAGATTATTTAAAAGGATTGGGCGAGGCGGGAGATTCTTCACCAATAGAATTTTTAAAAGCTCAAGCAATTGCCGCCAGAACTTATGCTGCTTCCAGATATATCAGTCCAAAGTATACCAATACGCCAGACGGAGATTCTTTATTCACTGTACGTTCCACTCAGGCAGATCAAGTTTATCGCGGTTATCAACGGGAACTAAGAATGACAAATACTTTAACTGCTTTAGCCGCGACGCAAGGCGTAGTGGCGACTTATCAAAACAATCCAATTTCAGCTTATTATTTCGCTCAAAGCGATGGACGAACCAGATCTTCTATTGAAGCATCAATGACGGCAGCGCCAGTAGCTTATTTGATTTCCAAAACAGATCCACCCGGGGCAGGAAAAACTTTATTGGGACATGGCGTTGGGATGCCTCAACGCAGCGCAATTGTCGCCGCCAATCAAGGCGCAAATTTTTCTCAAATTTTAAAATATTATTACACCGGCATTGATTTGACTAAAATATATTAA
- a CDS encoding GIY-YIG nuclease family protein, whose translation MLYVYLLKSKKDKKLYIGFTDDLKKRFIEHSRGLVKATKPRRPFEIIYYESYKSREDAKQRESRLKKYSRAYHQLKIRIEKSLM comes from the coding sequence ATGCTTTATGTATATTTATTAAAAAGTAAAAAAGATAAAAAATTATACATCGGTTTTACTGATGATTTGAAAAAACGTTTTATTGAACATAGTAGAGGATTAGTCAAAGCGACTAAACCAAGACGTCCATTTGAAATAATTTATTACGAATCATATAAATCCAGAGAAGACGCTAAACAAAGAGAGTCTCGTTTAAAAAAATATAGTCGGGCTTATCATCAGCTTAAAATCAGAATAGAAAAAAGTTTAATGTAA
- a CDS encoding slipin family protein has translation MGILLTWPILIIIIFFFLSGLRVIDQYERAVVLTLGKYTGTKQPGLTWIFPGFQRMIKIDMRITTTDIPQQEVITKDNVPVGINAVVYFQVQSAENAILNIKDYTLAVSQYAQAALRDVIGGIELDSLLSEREKIAEEIQKIVVAATQSWGILVTDIKIQDIELPADMKRVMAKQAESERERRAIIIRAEGEFQASERLAQAAQVLSSVSGGLSMRTLQTIEKINPDPSKTVIFALPVEVLEGIKAISQAVKPK, from the coding sequence ATGGGAATACTTTTAACTTGGCCAATCTTAATAATCATTATTTTCTTTTTCCTCTCCGGTCTAAGAGTTATTGATCAATATGAACGAGCTGTTGTCTTAACGCTTGGAAAATATACCGGAACAAAACAGCCGGGATTAACTTGGATTTTCCCAGGTTTTCAAAGAATGATAAAAATTGATATGCGTATCACGACTACTGACATTCCTCAACAAGAAGTAATTACGAAAGATAATGTTCCTGTCGGTATAAATGCTGTCGTGTATTTTCAGGTGCAATCCGCGGAAAATGCAATTTTAAATATTAAAGATTATACTCTTGCCGTTTCTCAATATGCTCAAGCCGCTCTCAGAGACGTAATAGGCGGCATTGAACTTGATTCTTTGCTTTCGGAAAGAGAAAAAATAGCGGAAGAAATTCAAAAAATTGTCGTAGCCGCCACTCAATCATGGGGCATATTGGTTACAGACATAAAAATACAGGATATTGAATTGCCGGCTGATATGAAGCGCGTTATGGCAAAACAAGCCGAATCTGAACGAGAACGACGCGCCATTATCATCAGGGCAGAAGGAGAATTTCAGGCCTCCGAGCGTTTAGCCCAGGCAGCTCAAGTGCTTAGTTCAGTTTCCGGCGGTCTTTCAATGAGAACTCTGCAAACTATTGAAAAAATAAATCCCGATCCGTCAAAAACAGTAATCTTTGCCTTGCCGGTTGAAGTACTGGAAGGAATAAAAGCAATTTCTCAGGCAGTCAAACCAAAATAA
- a CDS encoding orotidine 5'-phosphate decarboxylase: MPTKNIKNKFNPIILAIIIAMIINPSLSIILIIILIIYVKKNPKSSFFDLIKKNIVNNTDNQTMEQLIIEKITSIKPLVVHPLSNQIRLVKNKKYLQIALNSTLEEAREIISQIPVSDRILIEAGTPLIKIYGAGAISQIRNMASAGTYIVADNKCADLAAREVEMMANAGANASTCLGVAPIETIDSFIEECEKFNIDSMIDMMNVENALLVLKKLKKLPNAVILHRGVDESEFSKEKQIPYYQIKQIKGNYNILVAVAGGDTIREVQRAIFNDADIVVVWKNFYQPNIETAKLAESFLGEIK, translated from the coding sequence ATGCCGACGAAAAATATAAAAAATAAATTTAACCCGATCATCTTGGCAATTATTATTGCAATGATTATAAATCCAAGTTTAAGTATAATTTTAATAATTATACTTATTATTTATGTCAAAAAAAATCCCAAATCTTCGTTTTTTGATTTAATTAAAAAAAATATAGTAAATAATACAGATAATCAAACAATGGAGCAATTAATTATTGAAAAAATAACTTCAATTAAGCCTCTTGTTGTTCATCCTTTGTCCAATCAAATAAGACTGGTAAAAAACAAAAAATATCTTCAAATCGCCCTTAACAGCACGCTTGAAGAGGCGAGAGAAATTATTTCGCAAATTCCGGTTTCGGATAGAATCTTAATTGAAGCCGGAACGCCTTTGATAAAAATATATGGGGCAGGCGCTATTTCGCAAATTAGAAATATGGCTTCCGCCGGAACTTACATAGTTGCTGACAATAAATGCGCGGATTTAGCGGCACGCGAAGTGGAGATGATGGCCAACGCCGGTGCTAATGCGTCAACTTGTCTTGGGGTCGCGCCGATTGAAACGATTGATAGTTTTATAGAGGAATGCGAAAAATTCAATATTGATTCAATGATTGACATGATGAATGTTGAAAATGCTCTTTTGGTTTTAAAAAAATTAAAAAAACTCCCCAATGCAGTGATACTGCACAGGGGAGTCGATGAAAGCGAATTTTCCAAAGAAAAGCAAATTCCTTATTATCAAATAAAACAGATTAAGGGAAATTATAATATTTTAGTCGCCGTAGCCGGAGGAGATACTATTAGAGAAGTGCAACGAGCAATTTTTAATGATGCTGATATTGTCGTTGTTTGGAAGAATTTTTATCAACCAAACATTGAAACCGCCAAACTGGCTGAATCTTTTTTGGGAGAAATAAAATAA
- a CDS encoding orotidine 5'-phosphate decarboxylase, with protein sequence MLNQRSKYLQIAFNRSLDEVRNMIAMLPASEKIIIEAGTPLIKKYGQKGIIALKNWWSDKIQKPGYIVADLKCMDRGSREVEAVAEAGASAATCLGLAPAETINEFIRECEKFNIDSMIDMMNVEFPFEILQKLKKLPTVVVLHRGADEKEKNREKKIPHDQIHRIKGTYGNVLISVAGGETPRDVVRTFFNDSNIAVIWQSFYESPENTANLAQEFLKTIKK encoded by the coding sequence ATGCTTAATCAAAGATCAAAATATTTACAAATAGCTTTTAATCGCTCTCTTGATGAAGTAAGAAATATGATCGCGATGCTTCCTGCTTCGGAAAAAATAATTATTGAAGCCGGAACGCCTTTGATAAAAAAATACGGACAGAAAGGCATTATTGCATTAAAAAATTGGTGGAGCGATAAAATACAGAAACCGGGATATATTGTTGCTGATTTAAAATGTATGGACAGGGGCTCAAGAGAAGTTGAAGCAGTTGCCGAGGCAGGCGCCTCCGCGGCTACCTGCTTGGGTTTGGCGCCGGCGGAAACTATAAATGAATTTATTAGAGAATGCGAAAAATTCAATATTGATTCAATGATTGACATGATGAATGTTGAATTTCCGTTTGAAATTTTACAAAAATTAAAAAAACTTCCTACCGTGGTTGTATTGCACCGCGGGGCAGATGAAAAAGAAAAAAACAGAGAGAAAAAAATTCCGCATGATCAAATTCACAGGATAAAAGGAACTTATGGCAATGTTTTGATATCAGTTGCTGGTGGAGAAACCCCGCGCGATGTTGTAAGAACTTTTTTTAATGATTCTAATATTGCTGTAATTTGGCAATCCTTTTACGAATCACCGGAAAATACCGCTAATTTAGCGCAGGAATTTTTAAAAACGATCAAAAAATAA
- a CDS encoding PIN domain-containing protein: protein MLYQKKKKYLFRTIGRWTPIRIIKRFYYKIWALKYKQIHIVVDTCALLSSREIERLACLKNIWVPRSVWQQIGRMVNPELVCVEEPDKEDCLVAKTPLKSEILIKKTKEAAQRAEVIMTQMLNKHYWKIISSRGTGIVGWISRRKVDDLDPEIKKELKALLKKRSQKFDPEMSLGDLVGSTDLRILAAAIFLLRRKKIENKLVVISEDRILSLISRNQGIKVLRSTKDL from the coding sequence ATGTTATATCAAAAAAAGAAAAAATATTTATTCAGAACTATCGGCCGATGGACTCCGATCAGAATAATAAAAAGATTTTATTATAAAATTTGGGCTTTAAAATACAAGCAAATCCATATTGTCGTTGATACTTGCGCGCTTTTAAGCAGCCGTGAAATAGAAAGATTGGCTTGCTTGAAAAATATTTGGGTTCCGCGTTCTGTTTGGCAGCAAATCGGAAGGATGGTCAATCCGGAACTTGTGTGCGTTGAAGAACCCGACAAAGAAGATTGCTTGGTTGCCAAAACGCCGTTAAAATCTGAGATTCTCATCAAGAAAACCAAAGAAGCGGCGCAGAGAGCGGAAGTGATTATGACGCAAATGTTAAACAAACATTATTGGAAAATCATTTCTTCCCGCGGAACCGGAATTGTGGGATGGATCAGCAGGAGAAAAGTTGATGATTTGGATCCGGAAATTAAAAAAGAATTAAAAGCTCTCTTGAAAAAGAGAAGCCAGAAATTTGATCCGGAAATGAGTTTGGGCGATTTGGTCGGCAGCACGGATTTGAGAATTTTAGCCGCGGCCATTTTTTTGCTCAGGCGCAAAAAAATTGAAAATAAACTGGTGGTGATTTCCGAAGACAGAATTTTATCTTTAATATCCAGGAATCAAGGAATAAAAGTTTTAAGATCAACCAAGGATTTATAA